A window of the Streptomyces sp. NBC_00250 genome harbors these coding sequences:
- a CDS encoding helix-turn-helix domain-containing protein, translating to MTLHGADGAGGADALLTVLELLARRAPATDFDGLLDEARLSGLADGELDRLERAVALAAEVNAGREQDARREAGLATLTDTARDLTFSYDLDSLLRVITRRARRLLGLDLAYVTLRGPHGACYVHTTEGSRPGRAEGPRLTPGLRIAEGYGLAGAVQLHGEAVWTADYLADERFAPSGSLDAGVHAPAFDEAAEAALRTEDLHAIMAAPLRSGDTVIGVLHGADRRVRDHTAEEIGLLSALADLAALAVEKAGLLDRTRAEVSELERDSSRVRTSLTRMRHVSEAHGRIMNLVLAGGDLGSVAKAAADALDATVTIRDQGGQSLATAGDIPGLDEEAVAKASLDAHARRRPVLADDDTWVAPVIAGSEDLGGLVIRAAGGLTGEDERLLELAAQSVAFLLLMRRSTAVAEGPVRDELLDDLIADPPHAPQQIAQRARRLGVDLRKPHVLVLARPEGGEQGRAVVWASSYAYRLSGLKTVQGGCIVLLLPGIDASAAAKAVAAELSPLLGHPVSVAAAGPGWSPDGVARMHQEAGRCLDAMSALGGTGSAASVQDLGFLGLLLSDDNDVDGFVEAAIGPVLDYDAERFTDLTHTLEAYFASGGSPTNAAEALHVHPNTVSRRLERIGELLGPEWQKPGQVLEVQLALRLQRTREVLARGRATTDPVRPLPGPPERGV from the coding sequence ATGACGTTGCACGGCGCGGACGGAGCCGGTGGTGCCGACGCGCTGCTCACGGTCCTCGAACTGCTCGCCCGACGGGCCCCGGCCACCGACTTCGACGGCCTCCTCGACGAGGCCCGGCTCTCCGGACTCGCCGACGGGGAACTCGACCGCCTCGAACGGGCCGTCGCCCTCGCCGCCGAGGTGAACGCCGGACGCGAGCAGGACGCGCGCCGCGAGGCCGGGCTCGCCACCCTCACCGACACCGCCCGCGACCTGACCTTCTCGTACGACCTCGACAGCCTGCTGCGCGTCATCACCCGCCGCGCCCGCCGGCTCCTCGGCCTCGACCTCGCGTACGTGACCCTGCGCGGCCCGCACGGAGCCTGCTACGTCCACACCACCGAGGGCTCCCGCCCCGGCCGCGCCGAGGGCCCGCGGCTCACCCCCGGACTCAGGATCGCCGAGGGGTACGGGCTGGCCGGCGCCGTCCAGCTGCACGGCGAAGCCGTCTGGACAGCCGACTACCTCGCCGACGAACGCTTCGCCCCCTCCGGCTCCCTCGACGCGGGCGTCCACGCACCGGCCTTCGACGAGGCCGCCGAAGCGGCCCTGCGCACCGAGGACCTGCACGCGATCATGGCCGCGCCGCTGCGCAGCGGCGACACCGTGATCGGCGTACTCCACGGCGCCGACCGGCGCGTCCGCGACCACACCGCCGAGGAGATCGGACTCCTCTCCGCCCTCGCCGACCTCGCCGCACTCGCCGTCGAGAAGGCCGGACTCCTCGACCGCACCCGGGCCGAAGTCTCCGAACTCGAACGGGACAGCTCCCGGGTCCGCACCAGCCTCACCCGGATGCGACACGTCAGCGAGGCCCACGGCCGCATCATGAACCTCGTCCTCGCGGGCGGCGACCTGGGCAGCGTCGCCAAGGCCGCCGCCGACGCCCTCGACGCGACCGTGACGATCCGCGACCAGGGCGGCCAGTCCCTCGCCACGGCCGGTGACATACCCGGCCTCGACGAGGAGGCCGTCGCCAAGGCCTCGCTCGACGCGCACGCCCGCCGCCGCCCGGTCCTCGCCGACGACGACACCTGGGTCGCCCCCGTCATCGCCGGCTCCGAGGACCTCGGCGGCCTCGTCATCCGCGCCGCCGGCGGCCTCACCGGCGAGGACGAGCGACTCCTCGAACTCGCCGCCCAGTCCGTCGCCTTCCTCCTCCTCATGCGCCGCTCCACCGCCGTCGCCGAAGGCCCCGTCCGCGACGAACTCCTCGACGACCTCATCGCCGACCCGCCGCACGCACCCCAGCAGATCGCCCAGCGCGCCCGCCGCCTCGGCGTCGACCTGCGCAAACCGCACGTCCTCGTGCTCGCACGACCGGAGGGCGGCGAACAGGGCAGGGCCGTGGTGTGGGCGTCCTCGTACGCGTACCGGCTCAGCGGTCTGAAGACCGTGCAGGGAGGCTGCATCGTGCTGCTCCTCCCGGGCATCGACGCCTCGGCCGCCGCCAAGGCCGTCGCCGCGGAACTGTCCCCGCTGCTCGGACACCCCGTCTCCGTCGCCGCCGCCGGCCCCGGCTGGAGCCCGGACGGCGTCGCCCGGATGCACCAGGAGGCCGGACGCTGCCTCGACGCGATGAGCGCGCTAGGCGGCACCGGCTCGGCGGCCTCCGTGCAGGACCTGGGCTTCCTCGGGCTGCTGCTCTCCGACGACAACGACGTCGACGGCTTCGTCGAGGCGGCGATCGGACCCGTACTCGACTACGACGCCGAGAGGTTCACCGACCTCACCCACACCCTGGAGGCGTACTTCGCCTCCGGCGGCAGCCCCACGAACGCGGCCGAGGCGCTCCACGTCCACCCCAACACGGTCTCGCGCCGCCTGGAACGCATCGGTGAACTCCTCGGCCCCGAGTGGCAGAAACCGGGCCAGGTCCTGGAGGTCCAGCTGGCACTGCGCCTCCAGCGAACCCGGGAGGTCCTGGCCAGGGGCCGCGCCACGACGGACCCGGTCCGACCGCTGCCGGGTCCGCCGGAGCGCGGTGTCTGA
- a CDS encoding DNA-binding response regulator: MAESAGSVMLARSAMNRAATEGQRPAGRPVRGARRISAALAGLAASTRYELLTFDDPVASAGCAIPEPFLELAGACMRAAAERAGEVRRIVPRHALPRLEGGLGLPGRARLAEAIPFKMIVVDRTVAAVPLDLELLYNGLLLIRDPVVVQALARAHHACWATAEELTYRPPPPRPPCDLPPQLRPVLDALLSGLTDETAAARLGMSARTYSRRVGELMAALGSKGVGMRRP, from the coding sequence GTGGCAGAGAGCGCGGGCTCCGTGATGCTCGCCCGTTCGGCGATGAACCGGGCCGCGACCGAGGGACAGCGGCCCGCGGGGCGCCCGGTCCGGGGTGCGCGGCGCATCAGCGCGGCGCTCGCCGGGCTGGCCGCCTCCACGCGGTACGAGTTGCTGACCTTCGACGACCCGGTCGCGTCGGCGGGCTGCGCGATCCCCGAGCCGTTCCTGGAGCTGGCGGGAGCGTGCATGCGGGCCGCGGCCGAGCGGGCCGGCGAGGTCAGACGGATCGTGCCGCGGCACGCCCTGCCCCGGCTGGAGGGCGGGCTCGGGCTTCCCGGCCGGGCCCGTCTCGCGGAGGCCATCCCGTTCAAGATGATCGTCGTCGACCGGACGGTGGCCGCGGTCCCCCTCGACCTGGAACTGCTCTACAACGGACTGTTGCTGATCCGCGACCCGGTGGTGGTGCAGGCCCTCGCCCGGGCCCATCACGCCTGCTGGGCGACGGCCGAGGAACTGACGTACAGACCGCCTCCCCCACGGCCGCCGTGCGATCTGCCGCCCCAGCTGCGCCCGGTGCTCGACGCCCTCCTGTCGGGGCTCACGGACGAGACGGCGGCGGCCCGGCTCGGCATGTCCGCGCGGACGTACAGCCGGCGGGTGGGCGAGCTGATGGCGGCCCTCGGCTCGAAGGGGGTGGGTATGAGAAGACCCTGA
- the crcB gene encoding fluoride efflux transporter CrcB: MNWLLVVAGAAVGAPLRYLTDRAARARFGPGFPWGTFTVNVVGSFVLGLLTGVTSAQLHLLLGTGLCGALTTYSTFSYETLKLYEGGAKGYAALNVAASLAAGLGAVWLGVETARLW, translated from the coding sequence GTGAACTGGCTGCTGGTCGTCGCGGGCGCCGCCGTCGGCGCGCCCCTGCGCTACCTCACGGACCGTGCGGCGCGTGCCCGCTTCGGCCCCGGCTTCCCCTGGGGCACGTTCACGGTGAACGTCGTGGGCTCGTTCGTCCTGGGACTGCTCACCGGGGTGACGTCGGCCCAGCTCCATCTGCTGCTCGGCACGGGCCTGTGCGGGGCGCTCACGACGTACTCGACCTTCTCGTACGAGACGTTGAAGCTGTACGAGGGCGGGGCGAAGGGGTACGCGGCGCTCAACGTCGCCGCGAGCCTGGCCGCCGGACTCGGAGCCGTATGGCTGGGAGTGGAGACGGCCAGGCTGTGGTGA
- a CDS encoding anthrone oxygenase family protein has translation MASLLLALAVGTTGLYAGFMLIFQTGIMPALARLTDAEFVTAMRRINEAVPRGVFLIVFLGVIAFPAAAFFVPVDGRTDTQKWLVLAGLVCAALNHAVTLGGNIPLNSALAASEATGDDPSAVRAAFEKRWNGFHRVRTPLIVVAFGLLTAAAVL, from the coding sequence ATGGCCTCCCTACTGCTCGCCCTCGCTGTTGGAACCACCGGCCTGTACGCCGGTTTCATGCTGATTTTCCAGACCGGGATCATGCCCGCCCTCGCGCGCCTGACGGACGCCGAGTTCGTCACGGCGATGCGCCGGATCAACGAAGCCGTGCCGAGGGGTGTGTTCCTGATCGTCTTCCTCGGGGTGATCGCCTTCCCCGCCGCCGCGTTCTTCGTCCCCGTCGACGGGCGGACGGACACCCAGAAGTGGCTGGTCCTCGCGGGGCTGGTGTGCGCGGCCCTCAATCACGCGGTCACCCTCGGCGGCAACATCCCGCTGAACAGCGCGCTGGCCGCCTCGGAGGCCACGGGTGACGACCCGTCGGCCGTCCGGGCCGCCTTCGAGAAGCGCTGGAACGGTTTCCACCGTGTCCGTACGCCCCTGATCGTCGTCGCGTTCGGGCTGCTGACCGCAGCGGCGGTTCTGTAG
- a CDS encoding IS701 family transposase: MSTSVAIKRRAVTGAVPPAVPLGVVRSVGAAGSREDVYAELCAALFSGFPRRDQRLKAEQYLHGLLTAQGRKSIRNIAAQIGGPAAEQSLHHFVSSSTWDWQPMRASLARYLERNSCPQAWVVRPMPIPKAGEHSVGVDRRFDPERGQVFHGQQAFGVWFASDELSVPVNWRLFLPDPWVNDRTRRDRAEVPQEAGEETLEECAVAAALDTARWPDVTRKPVLLDIRGGAGRAALTRLAGAGVPVVARIGPGSRLAIADRSLPGFGAGPLSALQILESLKGLRRPVSWVDTVAGARTSRTSLATAVRVALPTPGGERMRPLVLLGEWDDPRRPPARVWISDLTGSPVGSLLRLTKLARRVERDFVEVGEGAGLRDFVGRSFRGWHRHITLASAAHAATAMSSTDWEASYGSGYGSGRTAS; encoded by the coding sequence GTGAGTACATCCGTCGCAATCAAGCGCAGGGCCGTCACCGGGGCTGTTCCTCCGGCTGTCCCCCTGGGCGTCGTCAGGTCCGTCGGCGCGGCCGGCTCGCGCGAGGACGTCTACGCCGAGCTGTGTGCCGCGCTGTTCTCCGGCTTCCCGCGCCGTGACCAGCGTCTGAAGGCCGAGCAGTACCTGCACGGCCTGCTCACCGCGCAGGGCCGCAAGTCCATCCGTAACATCGCCGCGCAGATAGGCGGTCCCGCCGCCGAGCAGAGCCTGCACCACTTCGTGTCCAGCTCCACCTGGGACTGGCAGCCGATGCGGGCGTCGCTGGCCCGGTACCTGGAGCGGAACAGCTGCCCGCAGGCCTGGGTGGTGCGGCCGATGCCGATCCCGAAGGCCGGGGAGCACTCGGTGGGCGTGGACCGGCGCTTCGACCCGGAGCGCGGGCAGGTCTTCCACGGCCAGCAGGCGTTCGGCGTGTGGTTCGCGAGCGACGAGCTGAGCGTCCCCGTCAACTGGCGGCTGTTCCTGCCGGACCCCTGGGTGAACGACCGCACGCGGCGCGACCGCGCGGAGGTTCCCCAGGAGGCCGGCGAGGAGACCCTGGAGGAGTGCGCGGTGGCGGCGGCGCTCGACACCGCCCGCTGGCCCGACGTGACCCGCAAGCCGGTGCTGCTCGACATCCGGGGCGGCGCGGGGCGGGCGGCCCTCACCCGGCTCGCCGGGGCCGGGGTGCCGGTCGTGGCCCGGATCGGTCCGGGCTCCCGGCTCGCGATCGCCGACCGTTCACTGCCCGGTTTCGGGGCGGGCCCGCTGTCCGCGCTGCAGATCCTGGAGTCCCTCAAGGGCCTGCGCAGGCCGGTGAGCTGGGTGGACACGGTGGCCGGTGCGCGGACCTCGCGGACCTCGCTCGCCACGGCCGTCCGGGTGGCACTGCCCACGCCGGGCGGGGAGCGGATGCGGCCGCTGGTGCTGCTCGGCGAGTGGGACGACCCGCGGCGGCCCCCGGCCCGGGTGTGGATCAGCGATCTGACCGGTTCGCCGGTCGGTTCCCTGCTGCGGCTCACCAAGCTGGCCCGCCGGGTGGAGCGGGACTTCGTGGAGGTCGGCGAGGGGGCGGGGCTCCGGGACTTCGTGGGCCGTTCGTTCCGCGGCTGGCACCGGCACATCACGCTTGCCTCGGCGGCCCACGCGGCGACGGCCATGTCGTCCACCGACTGGGAGGCGTCCTACGGCTCCGGTTACGGATCGGGGCGTACGGCGAGCTGA
- the kdpF gene encoding K(+)-transporting ATPase subunit F: MSAENIVGLLVAAALLVYLVLALVKPERF; encoded by the coding sequence GTGAGTGCCGAGAACATCGTCGGTCTGCTCGTGGCCGCCGCCCTGCTGGTCTATCTCGTCCTCGCCCTCGTCAAGCCGGAGAGGTTCTGA
- the kdpA gene encoding potassium-transporting ATPase subunit KdpA: MSPVLAGVLQLLALLVALGLSYRPLGDYMARVYSSDRHLRVEKWIYKGIGANPSVEMRWPAYLRGVLAFSAVSVLFLYLLQRVQGSLPGSLGFVSIDPDQAFNTAASFVANTNWQSYYGEQAMGHVVQTGGLAVQNFVSAAVGIAVAVALVRGFARSRTGELGNFWTDLVRGTVRILLPISVIGALVLVACGAIQNFAGIHEVGQFMGGTQQWNGGAVASQEVIKELGTNGGGYFNANSAHPFENPNGLSNLFEIYLILVIPFALTRTFGRMVGSIKQGYAILGTMATIWLGFTALMMWTEFAHHGPAFDIAGGAMEGKETRFGIGGSSIFAVATTLTSTGAVNSFHSSYTGFGGGITMLGMQLGEIAPGGVGSGLYGMLIMAVIAVFIAGLMVGRTPEYLGKKIGTREIKFAACYILVTPALVLGFTAVAMALDTPADSMTNSGAHGFSEILYAYTSGANNNGSAFAGLNADTQWFNSTIGIAMLLGRFLPMVFVLALAGSLAEQTPVPETAGTLRTEKPLFTGLLVGTILIITGLTYFPALALGPLAEGLAA, from the coding sequence ATGAGTCCCGTTCTTGCTGGAGTGCTCCAGCTCCTTGCTCTCCTGGTCGCGCTGGGTCTGTCGTACCGGCCGCTGGGTGACTACATGGCGAGGGTGTACTCCTCCGACAGGCACCTGCGCGTCGAGAAGTGGATCTACAAGGGCATCGGCGCGAATCCGTCGGTGGAGATGCGCTGGCCCGCCTATCTGCGCGGTGTCCTCGCCTTCTCCGCGGTGAGTGTGCTGTTCCTGTATCTCCTGCAGCGGGTGCAGGGCTCGCTGCCCGGCTCGCTCGGCTTCGTGTCGATCGACCCGGACCAGGCCTTCAACACGGCCGCCTCGTTCGTCGCCAACACCAACTGGCAGTCGTACTACGGCGAACAGGCCATGGGCCACGTCGTGCAGACCGGCGGCCTGGCGGTGCAGAACTTCGTGTCGGCGGCCGTGGGCATCGCGGTCGCGGTCGCCCTGGTCCGCGGCTTCGCCCGGTCCCGTACGGGTGAGCTGGGCAACTTCTGGACCGATCTGGTCCGGGGCACGGTCCGCATCCTGCTCCCGATCTCGGTGATCGGCGCTCTGGTGCTGGTCGCGTGTGGCGCCATCCAGAACTTCGCCGGCATTCACGAGGTCGGTCAGTTCATGGGCGGGACGCAGCAGTGGAACGGCGGGGCGGTGGCCTCGCAGGAGGTCATCAAGGAGCTGGGCACGAACGGCGGCGGATACTTCAACGCCAACTCGGCCCACCCCTTCGAGAACCCCAACGGGCTCTCGAACCTCTTCGAGATCTATCTGATCCTGGTGATCCCGTTCGCGCTGACGCGGACGTTCGGCCGGATGGTCGGCTCGATCAAGCAGGGGTACGCGATCCTCGGCACGATGGCCACGATCTGGCTCGGCTTCACCGCGCTGATGATGTGGACGGAGTTCGCGCACCACGGCCCGGCGTTCGACATCGCCGGTGGGGCGATGGAGGGCAAGGAGACCCGGTTCGGGATCGGCGGCTCGTCGATCTTCGCGGTCGCCACCACCCTGACCTCGACCGGAGCGGTGAACTCCTTCCACTCCTCGTACACCGGTTTCGGCGGCGGGATCACGATGCTGGGCATGCAGCTGGGCGAGATCGCGCCCGGCGGTGTCGGCTCCGGCCTCTACGGCATGCTGATCATGGCGGTCATCGCGGTGTTCATCGCCGGTCTGATGGTCGGCCGCACCCCGGAGTACCTGGGCAAGAAGATCGGCACCCGCGAGATCAAGTTCGCGGCCTGCTACATCCTGGTCACCCCCGCTCTCGTCCTCGGCTTCACGGCGGTGGCGATGGCGCTGGACACGCCGGCGGACTCGATGACGAACTCCGGCGCGCACGGCTTCTCGGAGATCCTCTACGCCTACACCTCGGGTGCCAACAACAACGGTTCGGCGTTCGCGGGGTTGAACGCGGACACGCAGTGGTTCAACTCGACGATCGGCATCGCGATGCTGCTCGGCCGGTTCCTCCCGATGGTGTTCGTGCTCGCGCTGGCGGGTTCGCTGGCCGAGCAGACGCCGGTGCCGGAGACGGCGGGCACCCTGCGCACGGAGAAGCCGCTGTTCACGGGCCTGTTGGTCGGCACGATCCTCATCATCACCGGTCTCACCTACTTCCCGGCGCTCGCGCTGGGACCGCTCGCCGAAGGGCTCGCAGCATGA
- a CDS encoding vWA domain-containing protein yields MGRQDTVAAGRRRARFAATVAGLLATGLAVGGCGAGGDGSSADHGRRETGRTAPAAPDGGGNANPEGVQEDGRPSRPPAPDYLSTFALDVDTASYGYARRTLSEGRLPDPATVRPEEFVNSFRPDYPRPEDNGFSVTLDGARAGRDGWSLVRVGLATRAADRGAERPPAALTFVVDVSGSMAEPGRLDLVKESLGLLADELRDDDSIGLVTFSDQAETRLPLTRVGDARGRIREVVDSLATSSSTNVEAGVRTGYDVAVDGHRKGATNRVVLLSDALANTGSTEAGTILERIEEERKEYGITLFGVGVGSDYGDAFMEQLADRGDGQTTYVSNSAQARKVFVDQLPAHVELRARDAKAQVSFDRRTVEKFRLIGYENREVADEDFRNDRVDGGEVGAGHTVTALYAVRTRAGATGPVATATVRWLDPATRAPHERSGTVGTAGLTADIWGDGHDSLQLTAITAYFADALRGGALPGAPGLPALAERAESISGRSGSAVVRELAEAVRQADGLIRQTEGQDGGRDGGQDGGSGGQPGGASGEGATREGELRSGDPYS; encoded by the coding sequence ATGGGGCGACAGGACACCGTGGCGGCCGGACGCCGCCGGGCACGGTTCGCGGCCACGGTCGCGGGTCTGCTCGCGACCGGACTCGCCGTCGGAGGATGCGGGGCGGGAGGTGACGGAAGCAGCGCCGACCACGGCAGACGCGAGACCGGCCGGACCGCTCCGGCGGCCCCGGACGGAGGGGGGAACGCGAACCCCGAGGGCGTCCAGGAGGACGGCAGGCCTTCCCGGCCGCCCGCCCCCGACTACCTGTCCACGTTCGCGCTGGACGTGGACACCGCCTCGTACGGCTACGCCCGCCGCACCCTCTCCGAGGGGCGGCTGCCCGACCCGGCGACCGTACGGCCTGAGGAGTTCGTCAACAGCTTCCGGCCCGATTACCCGCGACCGGAGGACAACGGCTTCAGCGTGACCCTCGACGGGGCCCGCGCCGGGCGGGACGGCTGGTCCCTGGTCCGGGTCGGACTGGCCACGCGCGCGGCGGACCGGGGCGCCGAACGCCCGCCTGCCGCCCTCACCTTCGTCGTCGACGTCTCCGGCTCGATGGCCGAGCCGGGACGGCTCGACCTGGTCAAGGAGTCGCTCGGGCTGCTCGCCGACGAGCTCCGCGACGACGACTCGATCGGCCTCGTCACCTTCAGCGACCAGGCCGAGACCCGGCTGCCGCTGACGCGGGTGGGTGACGCCCGCGGCCGGATCCGCGAGGTGGTGGACTCCCTCGCGACGAGTTCCTCCACCAACGTCGAGGCGGGCGTCCGCACCGGCTACGACGTGGCCGTCGACGGTCACCGCAAGGGCGCCACCAATCGGGTCGTGCTGCTCTCCGACGCGCTCGCCAACACCGGCTCCACCGAGGCGGGGACGATCCTCGAACGCATCGAGGAGGAGCGGAAGGAGTACGGGATCACCCTGTTCGGCGTCGGCGTGGGCAGCGACTACGGCGACGCGTTCATGGAGCAGCTCGCCGACCGGGGCGACGGCCAGACCACGTACGTCTCCAACTCCGCGCAGGCCCGCAAGGTCTTCGTCGACCAGCTGCCCGCCCATGTCGAACTGCGCGCGCGTGACGCCAAGGCGCAGGTGTCCTTCGACCGGCGGACCGTCGAGAAGTTCCGGCTGATCGGCTACGAGAACCGGGAGGTCGCCGACGAGGACTTCCGGAACGACCGGGTCGACGGCGGCGAGGTCGGTGCGGGTCACACCGTCACCGCGCTGTACGCGGTGCGGACCAGGGCCGGGGCGACCGGCCCGGTCGCCACCGCCACCGTCCGCTGGCTCGACCCGGCCACGCGCGCGCCCCACGAGCGTTCCGGCACGGTCGGGACGGCCGGCCTCACCGCCGACATCTGGGGCGACGGCCACGACAGCCTGCAACTGACCGCGATCACCGCCTACTTCGCCGACGCGCTGCGGGGCGGCGCGCTGCCGGGCGCCCCGGGTCTCCCGGCGCTCGCGGAGCGCGCCGAGTCGATCTCGGGCCGGTCGGGTTCCGCGGTGGTGCGCGAGCTGGCCGAGGCCGTACGGCAGGCGGACGGGCTGATCAGGCAGACCGAAGGCCAGGACGGAGGTCGGGACGGGGGTCAGGACGGAGGCTCGGGCGGTCAGCCGGGCGGCGCTTCCGGCGAAGGCGCCACCCGTGAGGGCGAGTTGCGGTCGGGCGACCCGTACAGCTGA
- the crcB gene encoding fluoride efflux transporter CrcB: MGLRAELPVVAVVAAGGALGASARYGAGLVWPTPESAFPWTTFTVNVIGCALLGTLMVLLTERPTEWSTAPPHPLLRPFLGTGFCGGFTTFSTYSLETERLLSAGDPTRGLLYLGGTLVTALAAVWAGVAGARAAHARVGRGRVGRA, translated from the coding sequence ATGGGGCTGCGCGCGGAACTGCCGGTCGTCGCGGTGGTGGCCGCCGGCGGCGCGCTCGGCGCTTCCGCCCGCTACGGCGCGGGACTCGTCTGGCCGACCCCCGAAAGCGCCTTCCCGTGGACCACGTTCACGGTGAACGTGATCGGGTGCGCGCTCCTCGGCACCCTGATGGTCCTGCTGACGGAGCGGCCGACCGAATGGTCGACGGCGCCCCCGCACCCGCTCCTCCGCCCCTTCCTGGGCACCGGATTCTGCGGCGGGTTCACCACCTTCTCGACGTACAGCCTCGAAACGGAGCGGCTGCTGAGCGCCGGGGACCCGACGCGCGGTCTGCTCTACCTGGGCGGCACCCTCGTCACCGCGCTCGCCGCCGTCTGGGCCGGCGTCGCCGGCGCCAGGGCCGCGCACGCCAGGGTGGGACGGGGCCGGGTGGGGCGCGCGTGA
- a CDS encoding AfsR/SARP family transcriptional regulator: MDVRILGGLSVREHGVSITPTAAAPRQLLALLTASADQVVPVTVLTEELWPSGAPRGARVELQAHIIELRTLIAGALRGVAAPAEPGPGWSDRRTADAILVSQPGGYRLDTGGGTNDVRQFERAAGAGYRAMEAGDLSRAALRLGEALALWRGEPYAGVAAGPRLRREIERLETSRLSVLDQWMEAQLGLGRHAELVSELSGLVARYRTNEPLHAHYMVALLRCGQHDEALTVYERLRVALKGESGMEPSARLRRLQRSVLAVRHTTVRPVYAPRIPAQYNPARARLVPAGSVG; the protein is encoded by the coding sequence GTGGACGTCCGGATTCTGGGGGGACTGTCGGTACGTGAGCACGGGGTGTCGATCACGCCGACAGCCGCCGCGCCCCGGCAACTCCTCGCCCTGCTCACGGCCAGCGCCGACCAGGTCGTCCCGGTGACCGTGCTCACCGAGGAACTGTGGCCGTCCGGCGCGCCGCGCGGCGCCCGCGTCGAACTCCAGGCCCACATAATCGAGTTGCGCACCCTGATCGCCGGTGCGCTGCGCGGTGTCGCCGCTCCGGCGGAACCCGGTCCCGGCTGGTCCGACCGGCGCACCGCCGACGCGATCCTCGTCTCCCAGCCCGGCGGCTACCGGCTCGACACCGGCGGCGGCACCAACGACGTCCGGCAGTTCGAGCGCGCCGCCGGCGCCGGTTACCGCGCCATGGAGGCCGGCGACCTCTCGCGCGCCGCGCTCCGCCTCGGTGAGGCACTCGCCCTCTGGCGCGGCGAACCCTATGCGGGCGTCGCCGCCGGACCCCGCCTCCGCAGGGAGATCGAGCGACTCGAAACCTCCCGGCTGAGCGTCCTCGACCAGTGGATGGAAGCGCAGCTGGGCCTCGGCCGACACGCCGAACTCGTCTCCGAGCTCTCCGGACTCGTCGCCCGCTACCGCACCAACGAGCCCCTCCACGCCCACTACATGGTGGCCCTGCTGCGCTGCGGACAGCACGACGAGGCCCTCACCGTGTACGAGCGGCTGCGCGTGGCACTCAAGGGGGAGAGCGGCATGGAGCCCTCGGCGCGGCTCCGCCGCCTCCAGCGCTCGGTCCTCGCCGTACGCCACACCACGGTCCGTCCCGTGTACGCGCCCCGCATCCCCGCCCAGTACAACCCGGCCCGGGCCCGGCTGGTACCGGCGGGTTCCGTCGGCTGA
- the pucL gene encoding factor-independent urate hydroxylase translates to MSKHVLAQNQYGKAENRIVAVTRKGDDGAWHEIRDLNVSVALRGEYRDVHLTGDNGNCLPTDTTKNTVYAFAKEHGVASPEAFGILLAKHFVTSQPVIHEAQIRVEEYAWERISVPTRKEQHSFARKGQEVRTAQITYSENTGLQVLSGLKDLTVMNSTNSEFHGFIKDRYTTLQEAYDRILATKVTARWANSAPAAADEEHDWDRSYQKVRRHMLEAFAETYSYSLQQTLHAMADRVLDNVSTVNEVRLNLPNKHHFLVDLEPFGLKNDNEVYFAADRMYGLIEGTIHRDGVQPVIATSDWITA, encoded by the coding sequence ATGAGCAAGCACGTCCTGGCGCAGAACCAGTACGGCAAGGCCGAGAACCGCATCGTCGCCGTGACCCGCAAGGGCGACGACGGCGCATGGCACGAGATCCGCGACCTGAACGTGTCGGTGGCGCTGCGCGGTGAGTACCGCGACGTCCATCTGACCGGCGACAACGGCAACTGCCTGCCGACCGACACCACCAAGAACACGGTCTACGCCTTCGCCAAGGAGCACGGCGTGGCCTCCCCCGAGGCCTTCGGCATCCTCCTGGCCAAGCACTTCGTGACCTCGCAGCCGGTGATCCACGAGGCGCAGATCCGGGTGGAGGAGTACGCCTGGGAGCGGATCTCGGTACCCACCCGCAAGGAGCAGCACTCCTTCGCCCGCAAGGGCCAGGAGGTCCGCACCGCGCAGATCACCTACTCGGAGAACACCGGTCTCCAGGTCCTCTCGGGCCTCAAGGACCTCACCGTCATGAACTCGACGAACTCCGAGTTCCACGGCTTCATCAAGGACAGGTACACGACGCTCCAGGAGGCGTACGACCGGATCCTCGCCACCAAGGTCACCGCCCGCTGGGCGAACTCGGCCCCGGCGGCGGCGGACGAGGAGCACGACTGGGACCGCTCGTACCAGAAGGTGCGCCGGCACATGCTGGAGGCGTTCGCGGAGACGTACAGCTACTCGCTCCAGCAGACGCTGCACGCGATGGCCGACCGCGTCCTGGACAACGTCTCCACGGTCAACGAGGTCCGGCTCAACCTGCCGAACAAGCACCACTTCCTGGTGGACCTGGAGCCCTTCGGCCTCAAGAACGACAACGAGGTCTACTTCGCGGCGGACCGGATGTACGGCCTCATCGAGGGCACCATCCACCGTGACGGCGTGCAGCCGGTGATCGCGACCAGCGACTGGATCACCGCCTGA